Within Desulfobacter sp., the genomic segment CAGGGTGTTCAGGGCCACATACACCCTGGCCCGGAACCGGTGGGCATGGGTGCACAGGGCTTCAATATCCTTAAGGCTGTTCCCGGCGGATGCCCGCGCCCCGAACCGGTCCGCCCCGATATAAACGGCATCTGCCCCGTGGTCCACGGCGGCCCTGCCCAGTTCCAGATTTTTTGCGGGTGCCAAAAGCTCCAATACCCGATTTTCCATGCCGGCTCCTAAGTCCTTATACTAGTGCATTCGTATTTTCTCATATCCCCAAACATGATTCAGATTAAAGATTTGTCAACCGGCCCATATCCCTGTCCAACGCCGGAATCGGCCCGGCCATCCGGAAAAATACACATTTATAGTTATTGTGAAATTTTTCATGCCGTGCGATTTATTGTCTGATAAGTTCTTTCCACCAGGATCGGAGGTTCTTAGGGGGTACGGAGTTTAAACCGTTTCAAGCTTGATTTGACAGATATCTTCAGAGGAATATGGAAACAATAGCCGTTGTCATTGCAGATGATCATCCTTTAATCAGACAGGCCGTTAAAAACACGTTCAGAAATAATGACAAAATTAAGATTTCCGGCGAGGCCAATAACGGCATCGAATTGCTGGAACTCATGGCCAGTTCAGTGCCGGACATTGCCATCATCGACCTGGAAATGCCGAAAATGGACGGCTACGACACCATTTTAGAACTCCACACCCTTTACCCCCAAACCAAAACCGTTGCCTTCAGCGGATTTTTAAATGCCGCCAACCAGCAGAGGGCCATTGATATGGGGGCCTTTGCCTCCATCAGCAAAACCGAATCCAGCAAGCAGCTCGTTGAAGCCCTGGACGCCATCATCCGCGGGGAAGCATACCATTCTGACGTCACATGCGGATTTTATGCGGGATCCCCGGCAGGGACACCCTCCCCTGCCCAGTCTGTCCTCACACTGAGGGAGAAACAGATCCTGACCCTGATTGCAGAGGGCAAAACCAGCAAGCAGATCGGGGAAGCCTATAATATTTCCCAATGGACAGTGAACAAACACCGGTCCAATATCCGGAGCAAACTGGGCCACAGCAGCCTGGCAGAGATGGTCCGGTATGCCATAGAACACGGGTACATTCCCCCAGGGAAAAACTAAAGGATACTTCATGCCCGATCCCCTAACCATATTGGTCATTGATGACGAGGCCGGCATCCTGGAAGTCATGGCCGGAATCATGGCCGGGAAGGGGATAGAGGTCCACACGGCCGTGGACGGGGAACAGGGCCTGGAAAAACTAAGGGACCATTCATATCATATGGTCATCACCGATCTGAAAATGCCCGGAATTTCAGGGACCCAGGTACTGGAAAGGACCAGGCGGCTCAAAGGCAACGGCCTGCCCGTGGTGGCCATGTCCGGCACCCCATGGCTGGCAGGAGACGCCCCCTTTGACGCCGTCCTTGCAAAACCCTTTGTATGGGACACCCTGTTTGGCGTGATCCGTACCCTTGTCCCCTCTTTCAAAGGCTGATATAACCTTCCGGTTGTATGACTGTTTCTCCAGAGAGGTTTATCATGCGCCCTTTGATTGCCATTGTGGCCCACACAGATGAAAACCGGTTTAATATGCCGGCGGTAAATATTCCCACATCCTATGTCGATGCCGTTGAACAGGCCGGCGGAATTCCTTTTATCCTGCCCATTGTCAAAGACGCTTCCCTGCTGCCCCGAATGGCGGAACAGGCAAGGGGATTTCTATTTCCAGGGGGGTATGACCTGGATCCGGATTATTTCAACGAAGCCCCCCTTCCCGGCCTGGGACGGGTGGACCGGGATCTGGATGAATTCCAGCTGGCGGCATTCAGGCTGGCCCTGGATATGGAAGTCCCGGTACTGGGGATCTGCCGGGGGGCCCAGGTAATCAATGTGGCCCTGGGCGGCAGCCTTTACCAGGATATTCCTTCCCAGTTTCACACCCCGGTACTCAGACATACCCAGGAGGGCATCCATACCGGCACAGACCACGCCATTGATATTGAACCCGGCTCCCGTCTCCACCGGTTATTCGGGAAACAGATTGAGGTTAATTCAAGGCACCACCAGTCCATAAAAGAGCCGGGCAGGGACCTGGTCATTACGGCCAGGGCGCCTGACGGGGTGGTGGAGGCGGCCGAACATACCCGACTGCCCATCGACCTGATTCAGTGGCACCCTGAACTGATGATGCTGGGCAGCCCGGCCATGGCCCCGCTTTTTGACACCTTTATCAAGCGGTGCAGGGGCTGAGGTCCGGCACCGGAAAAACCATATCTGCCAGCCAACGGGTTTCCATTAGCGGCCAGACCGAATGCCGGACCCAGTCCGAAACCGTCTGGGCAGCATCACCGGCACCCCCGTTAAAATTCCGGAAATCCAGCGGGCTGACAAGGGACAACAGCGAAGAGACAACCTCATCGGAGAAACGGGACGGCGGCTGAAGGGAAAACAGGGCCAGGGGCATATGGGCAAGGGGCGCCCGGTGGGCACGGATAAAGGAAAGGGCGGCCTTAAAATGCCCTGAGCCATCCGGATCTATGCCCATGATCACCCCGTCATACCCCGCCAATGTCTTGAAAGGGAATCCTGAAGCTGATATGTCGGCCACCGTTATCCTGGCCTTTTCCTCTCCCAGCTCTGAAACCATGAGCCCGGCAGTTGCGGTCAATGCCTGGCTTGCCCCGGCACAGGCGACCAGCAGTCGTTTCGGTGCAGGAAGCCCCCCGCCCCCCGGGGCATGGCGCCGGCATTTGCCTTCCGCAGCGGCCATACCGGACAAAAACATGGGAACGATACCTGATACAAATGAATTTTTCATAATCTGCGGCCTTAAGGTGAATGAAAAGGGGAGGAAAACAAACAGGTCGAGAAGCGATAACAGGGAAGCGTCCCCCTCCCCTTTTCATGTTTGCGGGCATAGGGCCATGGTCGCCACATGTTTCCATACCCCCTGCAAAACATCTCATCCGTAAAAACACCTTACAGAACAAATGTAAAAATTTGTTTACTGGCTTGTAAATCTTTGTAAATCAATAGTAATAAGAACGGGAAAGGAAAGAATGAATCATGACTCAAACCTTATTGCTCATAGACGATGATACCAAACTCATCGACCTGCTCACCGAATATTTTCAGGAAAACGGATTTAAGGTTGCCGCCCTGACCGAAGGCACCCATGCCGCCAAGAAGATCCAGGAGACAGAACCGGATCTCATTATTCTGGATATCATGCTGCCGGGAAAGGACGGCCTGGAGGTCCTCAAGGATATACGCACCGGTTTTTCCACGCCGGTGATCATGCTCACGGCCAGGGGAGACGACACAGACCGGATTGTGGGGTTGGAACTGGGGGCGGACGATTACCTGCCCAAGCCCTTCAATCCCAGGGAACTTCTGGCCCGGATCCGGGCCATACTCAGGCGCCGGGACAGCGCCGCACCGGCCGGGGAACAGGATGTGATCCGGGCCGGGGAAATGGCCCTGAACCGGGCCGCACGGATGCTGACCATCAATGGACGGCCCGTGGAATTGTCCACCACTGAATTCAATATCCTTGAGGTCCTCATGAAAAGCCCCAATACGGTGCTGAGCCGGGACCAGATCATGAGCCTGGCCCAGGGCAAGGATTTCATGGCCTTTGACAGAAGTGTGGATATCCATATTTCAAAACTGAGGGCCAAAATCGAAAAAAAGCCCTCGTCTCCCACCCGGATCAAAACGGTATGGGGCACCGGATACATGTTTGTAAACCTGGATTGAAAACTGGATTGGACACAGGGCCGCGCACCGGGCCCGGGAGCCATGCCGCACTGTGAAAATCAAACGCCTCTATATCAAGATCCTGATTTCATGCATCGGGATACTCACGGTGACCATCACCATGATCCTGGCCCTGTTCATGTGTACGGCGGGCCGGTCCTATAAATCATACCTGGACGCCCAGACTTTTTCAAAGCTCAAGGTCTTCCAGGTCATGGTCCAGGAAACCGTTGACCTGCACCCCGGCCTCCCGCCGGCTGAAAATCCGGAGCTGGTCAAGCTGCTCAATACCTACGCCAGCCTTTTTGGAATCCAGCTGTGGATCACGAATCCCGCTGAAACGGTTCTCTTTAAAACCTTTGAGGGGCCGGTGAACATGCCCCGGTCCGGCCACCGGCAGGTACACCATGACAGGGGAATCACCCTCTATCATTATGTGCTCCGCTGGATCAAATACTATGCCACCATCCCCATCAACTCCGGCGGGGCCCCCCTCCACCTCCATTTATTCATCGACACCAGAGACCCCAACCATCCCGAGGGACTGTTTCTGGCCGGTCTGCTGGTCATCGGATGTGTGGCCGCGCTTCTGGTCGTCCCCATGGCCTCATTTATCACCCGGCGCATCAATCTTCTGAACCAGTCCGCCATTGAATTTGCCAACGGCAACCTTTCCATTCGGACAGATATCAGCGGCCAGGATGAAATTGCCAAACTGGGGGATTCCTTTAACCTCATGGCCGACCGGCTGGAAAAACTCATTCACAATGCCAAGGAACTCACCGCCAATGTCTCCCACGAGCTGCGGTCCCCCCTTGCCCGTATCCGGGTCTCAAAGGAACTCATACTGGACAGGCTGGAACAGGAACCGCCGGACGGCGGGGAGGGAAACAAGGAGACGAAAGCCTACATCCAGCGGCACATCAAAAACATGGACGGGGATATCAACGACCTGGACACCCTGGTCGAACACATGCTCTCCCTCTCCAAAATGAATTACCAGGAATCCGCCCTTTCCAGGGAGTCCTTCAGCTTTGCCCGGTTCCTGGAAACGGAGTTGGGGCATTACCAGTCCCTGCTCCGCCAGAGTGACCTGGCAATTGACCTGGATATCAGCGGCCCCCTCATGGTCTGCCAGGACAGGGCCGCACTCAAATCAATACTCTCCAACCTGCTGGACAATGCCGTAAAGTACTCCCCCCCGGGCAGCACCCTCCACATCGCCGCCCGCAGGAAGGGTAAACAAGGAATTGAATTTTCCGTCACCAATCCGGCACCGCCCCTTTCCCCCGGGCAGCTGGAAAACCTTTTTGAGCCATTTTTCCGGCTGGGCGGC encodes:
- a CDS encoding response regulator, which produces MTQTLLLIDDDTKLIDLLTEYFQENGFKVAALTEGTHAAKKIQETEPDLIILDIMLPGKDGLEVLKDIRTGFSTPVIMLTARGDDTDRIVGLELGADDYLPKPFNPRELLARIRAILRRRDSAAPAGEQDVIRAGEMALNRAARMLTINGRPVELSTTEFNILEVLMKSPNTVLSRDQIMSLAQGKDFMAFDRSVDIHISKLRAKIEKKPSSPTRIKTVWGTGYMFVNLD
- a CDS encoding response regulator transcription factor, which translates into the protein METIAVVIADDHPLIRQAVKNTFRNNDKIKISGEANNGIELLELMASSVPDIAIIDLEMPKMDGYDTILELHTLYPQTKTVAFSGFLNAANQQRAIDMGAFASISKTESSKQLVEALDAIIRGEAYHSDVTCGFYAGSPAGTPSPAQSVLTLREKQILTLIAEGKTSKQIGEAYNISQWTVNKHRSNIRSKLGHSSLAEMVRYAIEHGYIPPGKN
- a CDS encoding HAMP domain-containing histidine kinase — its product is MKIKRLYIKILISCIGILTVTITMILALFMCTAGRSYKSYLDAQTFSKLKVFQVMVQETVDLHPGLPPAENPELVKLLNTYASLFGIQLWITNPAETVLFKTFEGPVNMPRSGHRQVHHDRGITLYHYVLRWIKYYATIPINSGGAPLHLHLFIDTRDPNHPEGLFLAGLLVIGCVAALLVVPMASFITRRINLLNQSAIEFANGNLSIRTDISGQDEIAKLGDSFNLMADRLEKLIHNAKELTANVSHELRSPLARIRVSKELILDRLEQEPPDGGEGNKETKAYIQRHIKNMDGDINDLDTLVEHMLSLSKMNYQESALSRESFSFARFLETELGHYQSLLRQSDLAIDLDISGPLMVCQDRAALKSILSNLLDNAVKYSPPGSTLHIAARRKGKQGIEFSVTNPAPPLSPGQLENLFEPFFRLGGQSAPGSGLGLTIAKKQAGRCNGQILAENTPLGLCLSVRLP
- a CDS encoding gamma-glutamyl-gamma-aminobutyrate hydrolase family protein — its product is MRPLIAIVAHTDENRFNMPAVNIPTSYVDAVEQAGGIPFILPIVKDASLLPRMAEQARGFLFPGGYDLDPDYFNEAPLPGLGRVDRDLDEFQLAAFRLALDMEVPVLGICRGAQVINVALGGSLYQDIPSQFHTPVLRHTQEGIHTGTDHAIDIEPGSRLHRLFGKQIEVNSRHHQSIKEPGRDLVITARAPDGVVEAAEHTRLPIDLIQWHPELMMLGSPAMAPLFDTFIKRCRG
- a CDS encoding response regulator yields the protein MPDPLTILVIDDEAGILEVMAGIMAGKGIEVHTAVDGEQGLEKLRDHSYHMVITDLKMPGISGTQVLERTRRLKGNGLPVVAMSGTPWLAGDAPFDAVLAKPFVWDTLFGVIRTLVPSFKG